The Paenibacillus uliginis N3/975 genome has a window encoding:
- a CDS encoding bifunctional metallophosphatase/5'-nucleotidase yields MEDNHQITCEILVTSDIHGHIYPTDYRTREERNLGLAKIATMIRAERLRAPELLLVDNGDLIQGTPLAAYALKHRDGVHPAVTVLNELHYIAAVPGNHEFNYGMDLLKRVICESDFPWLSAGIVDSETGEPAFGKPYIVKVVGDAVKVAILGVTTHYIPHWENPAHIQGLQFRDALETVRAWVPRIRREEQPDLLVVAYHGGFERELLTGDPAERLTSENQAYAMCTEVDGIDVLITGHQHRLLAAQAGGVTIVQPGCNGQALGRITVDFARKAEGGWRIQEKRAELLISDETVVADDTVLELTHEIETETQDWLDRPIGHVIGDLTISDPLACRSADHPFIEFVNKVQMDAAGVEVSNTALLNNESAGFGPVITMRDVLTNFMYPNTLTVLRLTGWDIRAALEQTAAYFMLDSGGRLGVNPAYLEPKAQHYNYDMWEGIEYELDVTRPIGRRVVKLSRGGAALTDDMELDVVMNNYRAGGGGDYDMYNGKRVMREIQIDMSDLVTDYIVKQGTITATCNSNWRVIVGR; encoded by the coding sequence ATGGAGGATAACCATCAGATTACGTGCGAAATACTGGTTACAAGCGATATTCATGGGCATATATATCCGACGGATTACCGGACTCGCGAGGAGCGGAACCTCGGTCTTGCCAAAATAGCAACGATGATTCGTGCAGAACGGCTACGGGCGCCGGAGCTGCTGCTAGTGGACAATGGAGATTTGATTCAAGGGACTCCGCTCGCTGCATACGCATTGAAACATAGGGACGGTGTGCATCCTGCGGTAACCGTGCTTAATGAGCTGCATTATATTGCTGCCGTGCCGGGGAATCATGAATTTAACTATGGAATGGATTTGCTAAAGCGGGTGATATGCGAATCAGACTTCCCTTGGCTGTCGGCAGGAATCGTGGATTCGGAGACGGGCGAACCGGCTTTTGGTAAACCGTATATTGTAAAGGTTGTAGGAGACGCAGTTAAAGTAGCGATTCTGGGCGTAACGACGCATTATATCCCTCACTGGGAGAATCCGGCACATATTCAGGGCCTGCAATTCAGAGATGCCTTAGAAACGGTCAGGGCCTGGGTCCCCCGCATTCGGCGAGAAGAACAGCCGGACCTGTTGGTGGTCGCTTACCACGGCGGATTTGAACGCGAATTGCTTACTGGCGACCCGGCGGAGAGATTGACCAGTGAGAATCAGGCATACGCGATGTGCACGGAAGTTGACGGCATCGATGTGCTAATCACTGGACACCAGCATCGGCTTCTGGCTGCTCAGGCAGGGGGAGTCACCATCGTACAGCCGGGTTGCAACGGACAAGCGCTCGGCAGGATCACAGTTGATTTTGCCAGAAAGGCTGAGGGTGGATGGAGAATACAGGAGAAGAGGGCTGAACTGCTTATCTCTGATGAGACGGTAGTGGCTGATGACACGGTGTTAGAGCTGACACATGAGATCGAGACCGAGACGCAGGACTGGCTCGATCGGCCGATAGGTCATGTGATTGGCGATCTGACGATATCCGACCCGCTGGCCTGCCGCTCTGCCGATCATCCTTTCATTGAGTTTGTAAACAAGGTGCAGATGGATGCGGCGGGGGTGGAGGTATCGAATACAGCACTGCTGAATAACGAGTCGGCGGGGTTCGGGCCCGTGATCACGATGAGGGATGTCTTAACGAACTTCATGTACCCGAATACGCTGACTGTATTGAGGCTAACCGGCTGGGATATCCGGGCGGCGCTGGAGCAGACAGCTGCTTACTTCATGCTTGATTCGGGCGGACGACTGGGTGTGAATCCAGCTTACTTGGAGCCGAAGGCGCAGCATTACAATTACGATATGTGGGAAGGCATTGAATATGAATTGGACGTTACTAGGCCGATCGGCCGGCGAGTAGTCAAGCTAAGCCGGGGCGGGGCAGCGCTCACAGATGATATGGAACTTGATGTTGTCATGAACAATTACCGTGCCGGAGGGGGCGGGGATTACGACATGTACAATGGGAAGCGGGTCATGAGGGAGATTCAAATTGATATGTCTGATCTGGTAACCGACTATATTGTGAAGCAGGGAACCATAACTGCAACATGCAACTCCAACTGGAGAGTGATAGTGGGGCGGTGA
- the phnC gene encoding phosphonate ABC transporter ATP-binding protein, whose translation MIEMRNVSKVYPNGTKGLNQINLTIDKGEFVAIVGLSGAGKSTLLRSMNRLHDITEGDILIDGKSITKASGKPLRKIRRDIGMIFQSFNLVKRTTVLRNVLAGRVGYHSTLRTVLGLFPKKDIDLAFQALDRVNIVEKAYSRADELSGGQQQRVAIARVLAQEAKYILADEPVASLDPLTTTQVMDDLKRINLEFDITTIVNLHFVDLARQYATRIIGLRAGEVVFDGPVSEATDERFAEIYGRPLKQDELLGEPIL comes from the coding sequence GTGATAGAGATGCGCAATGTATCCAAGGTATATCCCAATGGGACAAAGGGGCTGAACCAGATCAATCTGACGATAGACAAAGGGGAATTTGTAGCCATTGTCGGACTGTCGGGCGCTGGCAAGTCAACTTTGCTACGCTCCATGAACCGCCTTCATGACATTACCGAAGGCGACATCCTCATTGACGGAAAATCCATAACAAAAGCATCCGGCAAACCGCTACGGAAGATTCGCCGGGATATCGGCATGATCTTCCAGAGCTTCAACCTGGTCAAGCGCACCACCGTACTTCGCAATGTACTCGCGGGCCGCGTCGGTTATCACTCTACCCTGCGCACGGTGCTTGGACTGTTTCCGAAGAAGGATATCGACTTGGCCTTTCAGGCACTGGACCGTGTCAATATCGTCGAGAAGGCCTATTCGCGAGCTGACGAGCTCTCCGGCGGACAGCAGCAGCGTGTGGCGATCGCCCGCGTACTGGCACAGGAAGCCAAATACATCTTAGCCGATGAACCCGTAGCTTCTTTGGACCCCCTAACCACAACGCAGGTCATGGATGACTTGAAACGGATCAATCTGGAGTTCGACATTACGACGATCGTGAATTTGCACTTTGTTGATTTAGCCCGTCAATACGCCACGCGGATTATCGGCCTCCGGGCAGGTGAGGTTGTATTCGATGGCCCCGTATCGGAAGCGACGGATGAGCGTTTTGCGGAAATTTACGGACGCCCGCTGAAGCAGGACGAATTACTAGGAGAACCCATCCTATGA
- a CDS encoding D-alanine--D-alanine ligase, with translation MGQDKLTVGLVYGGKSGEHEVSLSTAFAVMNAFDFDKYEIIPFYITKQGTWRIGGKLATPFSDASELKLEDGEGTQAALNAVFSRLYGNEETAVDIMFPLLHGTFGEDGTIQGLFEMADVPYVGTGVLASAAGMDKGVMKKLFAQVDLPQCKYCYFNRSQWERSSHELLQRMEDELGYPCFVKPANLGSSVGISKARDAEELRSSIETALRFDNKIIVEEFVDAREVEVSVLGNDEPMASVPGEIVSSSEYYDYAAKYTDGQSEMLIPAPVEPDTADQLRELAITAFKAIEGNGITRADFFIRRSDSAILINEVNTMPGFTPYSMYPLLWRETGVSYRELLDRMIDLGIERHNRKQALVYENEA, from the coding sequence ATGGGACAGGACAAATTAACGGTAGGATTAGTATATGGCGGTAAATCGGGAGAACATGAGGTTTCGCTTTCGACGGCCTTTGCGGTCATGAACGCTTTCGATTTTGATAAATACGAAATTATTCCTTTCTATATTACTAAACAGGGAACGTGGAGAATCGGCGGCAAGCTCGCTACACCGTTCTCAGATGCCTCTGAGCTGAAGCTTGAGGACGGAGAAGGTACACAAGCTGCGCTCAATGCGGTCTTCAGCAGACTGTACGGTAACGAGGAAACAGCGGTTGATATTATGTTCCCGCTTCTTCATGGCACCTTTGGTGAGGACGGCACGATTCAGGGACTATTCGAGATGGCAGATGTTCCTTATGTCGGAACGGGTGTACTTGCCTCAGCGGCGGGCATGGATAAAGGAGTCATGAAGAAGCTATTTGCACAAGTGGACCTGCCGCAGTGCAAATATTGCTATTTCAACCGATCCCAGTGGGAGCGGAGCAGTCATGAACTGCTGCAGCGCATGGAGGACGAACTTGGTTATCCTTGCTTTGTGAAACCGGCTAATCTGGGCTCAAGCGTCGGCATTTCGAAAGCGAGAGATGCTGAGGAACTGAGAAGCTCGATTGAGACAGCACTGCGTTTTGATAACAAAATTATTGTGGAAGAATTTGTGGACGCTCGCGAGGTTGAAGTCAGCGTACTTGGCAATGACGAGCCAATGGCTTCGGTACCGGGTGAAATTGTCTCTTCCAGTGAATACTATGATTATGCGGCAAAATACACGGATGGACAATCAGAGATGCTCATTCCTGCTCCGGTGGAGCCGGATACGGCTGATCAGCTGCGGGAACTTGCCATTACGGCATTCAAAGCTATTGAAGGCAATGGTATTACGCGGGCTGACTTCTTTATTCGGCGCTCGGATAGTGCTATTCTTATTAATGAAGTGAATACAATGCCGGGCTTTACACCTTACAGTATGTATCCGCTGCTCTGGAGAGAGACTGGCGTATCTTACCGCGAACTGCTTGACCGGATGATTGATCTGGGAATCGAGCGGCATAACCGCAAGCAGGCATTGGTTTACGAGAATGAAGCTTAA
- the acnA gene encoding aconitate hydratase AcnA has translation MSVKDQFSISRTLEVGGKNYRYFSLQALEEQGHGSVSKLPFSIRVLLEAAVRQFDGRAITKEHVKQLSKWNEGLDSNKEIPFIPARIVLQDFTGVPVVVDLAAMRDTVKKSGGDPKQINPLVPVDLVIDHSVMVDAFGTDQALEYNMKVEFERNEERYRFLRWAQTAFNNFRAVPPGTGIVHQVNLEYLASVAATKTVDGETLVFPDSLVGTDSHTTMINGLGVVGWGVGGIEAEAGMLGQPLYFVTPEVVGFKLTGSLAEGATATDLALTVTQMLRKKGVVGKFVEFYGPGLANISLADRATVANMAPEYGATIGFFPVDDETLAYLRNTGRPDDQVELVEAYYKAQNMFRTAETADPEFTDVIELDLASVVPSLAGPKRPQDRIELTNMKDNFNDIIRTPIDKGGYGLSDEKIEQKVTVSHKDGTTSEMGAGAVVIAAITSCTNTSNPSVMLGAGLLAKKAVERGLKKPGYVKSSLTPGSLVVTDYLEKAGLLHYLEALGFYVAGYGCATCIGNSGPLPDEVSQAITDNDMTVAAVLSGNRNFEGRVHAQVKANYLGSPPLVVAYALAGTVNIDLQNDPIGYDPNNEPVYLKDIWPTSAEIREAIGQSVSADAFRSKYANVFTANERWNAIPVPEGELYEWDNQSTYIQNPPFFENLGNSLNDIQDIREARVLALLSDSVTTDHISPAGNIAVNSPAGVYLNERGVARKDFNSYGSRRGNHEVMMRGTFANIRIRNQVAPGTEGGVTTYLPTDEVMSIYDASMNYQDGGQNLIVIAGKEYGTGSSRDWAAKGTYLLGVKAVLAESFERIHRSNLVGMGVLPLQFQEGHGWQNLGLNGRETFDVLGLDNNVKPGQELTVVATREDGTRFEIPVIARLDSMVDVDYYHNGGILQTVLRQMIANNQK, from the coding sequence ATGTCAGTTAAGGACCAATTTTCGATCTCCCGAACGCTTGAGGTGGGCGGGAAAAATTACCGTTATTTCAGCCTACAGGCTCTGGAAGAGCAAGGACATGGCAGTGTATCGAAGCTTCCATTCTCCATCCGGGTATTGCTTGAAGCGGCTGTCCGTCAATTTGATGGACGTGCAATTACGAAAGAACATGTGAAGCAACTCTCCAAATGGAATGAGGGACTGGACAGCAATAAAGAAATCCCATTCATTCCAGCCCGTATCGTATTGCAGGATTTCACCGGTGTACCGGTCGTTGTAGACCTTGCAGCCATGCGTGATACGGTTAAAAAATCCGGCGGAGATCCGAAGCAGATCAATCCGCTCGTACCTGTCGATCTCGTTATCGACCACTCGGTTATGGTTGACGCTTTCGGTACCGACCAAGCTCTCGAATATAATATGAAAGTAGAATTCGAGCGTAACGAAGAGCGCTATCGCTTCCTTCGCTGGGCTCAAACTGCATTCAATAACTTTCGTGCTGTTCCTCCGGGAACGGGTATCGTTCACCAAGTTAACCTGGAGTATCTCGCATCCGTAGCAGCAACGAAGACGGTTGATGGCGAAACACTTGTCTTCCCAGATTCCCTCGTAGGTACAGACTCCCATACGACCATGATCAATGGTCTCGGCGTTGTTGGCTGGGGTGTCGGCGGCATTGAGGCGGAAGCTGGTATGCTCGGACAACCACTTTATTTCGTAACACCTGAGGTTGTCGGCTTTAAGCTGACAGGCAGTCTGGCAGAAGGCGCTACAGCAACCGACCTCGCTCTGACCGTTACTCAAATGCTCCGCAAAAAAGGCGTTGTCGGCAAATTCGTTGAATTCTATGGCCCGGGTCTGGCCAATATCAGTCTAGCTGACCGTGCGACCGTAGCGAACATGGCTCCAGAATATGGTGCTACCATCGGCTTCTTCCCGGTTGACGACGAGACACTCGCATATCTCCGGAATACGGGCCGCCCTGATGATCAGGTTGAGCTCGTGGAAGCTTACTATAAAGCACAGAATATGTTCCGCACAGCTGAAACAGCTGATCCGGAATTTACAGATGTTATCGAGCTGGATCTGGCTTCGGTTGTACCAAGCTTGGCTGGTCCTAAACGGCCACAGGACCGTATTGAGCTCACGAATATGAAAGACAACTTTAACGACATTATCCGTACCCCGATCGATAAAGGCGGTTACGGTCTAAGCGATGAGAAAATCGAGCAGAAAGTAACCGTTAGCCATAAAGACGGTACAACTAGTGAAATGGGAGCCGGCGCGGTTGTTATTGCAGCGATCACGAGCTGTACTAACACATCCAACCCGAGCGTTATGCTGGGTGCAGGTCTCCTGGCGAAAAAAGCGGTTGAGCGCGGTCTGAAAAAACCAGGCTACGTGAAGAGCAGCTTGACCCCAGGCTCCCTTGTTGTTACAGACTACCTGGAGAAGGCAGGCCTTCTGCATTATCTGGAAGCACTCGGCTTCTACGTTGCCGGCTATGGCTGTGCAACTTGTATCGGTAACTCCGGTCCGCTTCCGGACGAAGTCAGCCAGGCTATCACAGATAATGACATGACTGTTGCGGCTGTACTCTCCGGTAACCGTAACTTTGAAGGTCGTGTTCACGCACAGGTCAAAGCTAACTACCTGGGTTCGCCGCCGCTCGTCGTAGCTTACGCGCTGGCTGGTACGGTAAACATCGATCTGCAGAACGATCCAATCGGCTACGATCCGAACAACGAACCGGTATATTTGAAGGATATCTGGCCAACAAGTGCGGAAATCCGCGAAGCGATCGGCCAATCCGTAAGCGCGGATGCATTCCGCAGCAAATACGCGAACGTATTTACTGCCAACGAGCGCTGGAACGCGATTCCTGTACCAGAAGGCGAGCTGTATGAGTGGGATAACCAATCCACCTACATTCAGAATCCTCCGTTCTTCGAAAACCTTGGAAACAGCCTGAACGATATTCAAGATATCCGCGAAGCTCGTGTACTTGCTTTGCTGAGTGATTCCGTAACAACGGATCATATCTCTCCGGCCGGTAACATTGCAGTGAACAGCCCAGCAGGCGTTTACCTGAACGAACGCGGTGTTGCACGTAAAGACTTCAACTCCTACGGTTCCCGCCGTGGTAATCACGAAGTCATGATGCGCGGTACTTTCGCTAACATCCGGATCCGCAACCAGGTTGCTCCAGGTACAGAAGGCGGCGTAACGACTTACCTGCCAACCGACGAAGTGATGTCCATCTACGACGCTTCGATGAACTACCAAGATGGCGGTCAGAATCTGATCGTTATTGCGGGTAAAGAGTACGGTACAGGCAGCTCCCGTGACTGGGCGGCAAAAGGTACCTACCTGCTTGGCGTCAAAGCTGTACTGGCAGAAAGCTTCGAGCGGATTCACCGTTCCAACCTTGTAGGCATGGGTGTTCTGCCACTTCAGTTCCAGGAAGGACATGGATGGCAGAACCTTGGGCTGAACGGACGTGAGACATTTGATGTTCTCGGCCTGGACAACAACGTGAAGCCGGGTCAAGAGCTGACCGTTGTCGCCACCCGCGAAGACGGCACTCGTTTCGAAATCCCTGTCATTGCTCGTCTGGACAGCATGGTCGATGTGGACTATTACCATAACGGTGGTATCCTGCAAACGGTGCTTCGCCAGATGATCGCAAATAACCAGAAATAA
- a CDS encoding inositol monophosphatase family protein yields MNKKEKVPYVVTSKSYTAVAINCAAKAGEWIKSRIGTVKQLSTKTSAQDLVTEVDKGAEQMIRKLILTHFPDHAILGEEGVEPGAEASMKALEAAKEEPYLWIVDPIDGTTNYVHGFPFYSVSIALAHKGEVIVGVVYDPSRDELFIAEKGKGAYVHGNPTLVSKESSLSQSLLATGFPMDTSFNLPQNMAGLQALLPKVRNVRGGGSAALHMAYVAAGRLSGYWELGLNAWDVAAGALLIQESGGKVTDTEGRPYDLAVRNVVATNGAIHESVLDTLSEAEATGFRKD; encoded by the coding sequence TTGAATAAAAAAGAAAAGGTACCTTATGTGGTAACCAGCAAAAGTTACACAGCCGTTGCGATCAACTGTGCTGCAAAAGCAGGGGAATGGATCAAGAGCAGGATTGGAACCGTAAAACAGCTCAGCACCAAAACCTCTGCTCAAGATTTGGTAACCGAGGTGGACAAGGGTGCGGAGCAGATGATCCGCAAGCTGATTTTGACCCACTTTCCGGACCATGCCATTTTGGGTGAAGAGGGTGTTGAACCGGGAGCAGAGGCTTCCATGAAAGCACTGGAAGCTGCGAAAGAAGAACCATATTTGTGGATTGTTGATCCGATTGATGGGACGACTAATTATGTTCATGGCTTTCCTTTTTATTCGGTATCGATTGCACTGGCTCACAAAGGCGAAGTTATCGTTGGTGTTGTATACGATCCGTCGCGTGACGAGTTGTTTATTGCAGAGAAAGGGAAAGGGGCATATGTCCACGGGAATCCTACCCTGGTGTCCAAGGAATCGTCGTTATCCCAAAGCCTGCTGGCTACCGGCTTCCCGATGGATACATCTTTCAATTTACCGCAAAACATGGCAGGACTTCAGGCGCTTCTTCCGAAGGTTCGTAATGTGCGTGGAGGCGGATCTGCTGCTCTTCATATGGCGTATGTTGCCGCAGGCCGTCTGAGCGGTTACTGGGAACTCGGATTGAATGCTTGGGATGTCGCTGCTGGTGCTCTGCTCATCCAGGAATCGGGCGGAAAGGTAACTGATACCGAAGGCCGGCCTTACGACCTAGCTGTCCGTAATGTTGTAGCCACAAACGGAGCTATACATGAAAGCGTGCTGGATACCTTATCCGAGGCAGAGGCGACGGGTTTCAGGAAAGACTAG
- a CDS encoding phosphate/phosphite/phosphonate ABC transporter substrate-binding protein: MPLFLSIAVISGCGANSPVSSTTKEAAANNSATNSAQDKPQDNASNNAATIDTGYVPEKLTVQFVPSQNADTLEAKAKPLEKLLSDRLGIPIEVSVSTDFNTIIEAMASKKVDVGFLPPTAYVLAKEKGAAEVILQAQRYGVKDETGEPTNELVDFYKAMIIVKKDSGIKTVADLKGKKIAYQNVTSSAGYVWPAGKLIEAGLDPLKDVEAITVKGHDQGVLAVLNGDVDAAAIFQDARNIVKNDYPNVFEDTRVLTYTDKIPNDTVTVRSDMSPEWIEKLQNAFIEIGKDTEGHAIIADIYTHEGYVKSEDSIFEIVREYGEKVKTE, translated from the coding sequence ATGCCCCTGTTCTTATCTATCGCAGTCATAAGCGGTTGCGGGGCTAACTCCCCGGTCAGCAGCACCACTAAAGAAGCGGCCGCTAATAATAGCGCGACAAACTCCGCTCAAGACAAACCGCAAGATAACGCCTCGAATAACGCAGCAACGATTGATACCGGTTACGTTCCCGAAAAGCTCACCGTACAGTTTGTCCCTTCCCAAAATGCGGATACGCTTGAAGCCAAGGCCAAACCATTGGAGAAGCTGCTGTCCGACCGGCTTGGCATACCGATAGAAGTGAGCGTATCGACCGACTTTAACACGATTATCGAAGCGATGGCTTCCAAAAAAGTCGATGTCGGCTTCCTGCCGCCAACCGCTTACGTCCTGGCTAAAGAAAAAGGCGCCGCAGAAGTAATCCTTCAAGCCCAGCGCTATGGAGTAAAAGATGAGACCGGTGAGCCAACAAATGAGTTGGTTGACTTCTACAAAGCGATGATCATCGTAAAGAAAGACTCCGGAATCAAGACCGTTGCCGATCTGAAGGGCAAAAAAATCGCCTACCAAAATGTGACCTCATCCGCAGGTTATGTATGGCCTGCCGGGAAGCTGATCGAGGCCGGACTGGACCCGTTGAAAGATGTGGAAGCCATCACCGTAAAAGGCCATGACCAAGGCGTTCTCGCTGTATTGAACGGCGATGTAGATGCGGCCGCGATTTTCCAGGATGCACGAAATATCGTGAAGAACGACTATCCAAACGTTTTTGAGGATACTCGCGTCCTGACTTATACCGATAAAATTCCGAATGATACCGTTACCGTTCGCTCCGATATGAGCCCAGAATGGATCGAGAAGCTCCAAAACGCCTTCATTGAGATCGGCAAGGACACTGAAGGCCACGCCATTATTGCCGATATTTATACGCACGAGGGCTATGTGAAATCGGAGGACAGCATCTTCGAAATCGTCCGTGAATATGGCGAGAAGGTCAAGACCGAATAG
- the uvsE gene encoding UV DNA damage repair endonuclease UvsE, translating into MIVRFGYVAMSTVVQNCSPSKTMTMKSFIKLDDREAAIRKLERLAAENLHNTLRLLKHNLAHDIQVYRMTSKFIPLGTHRDLSDWEPYPALKEGFAEVGQFVKQHGMRVSFHPDHFTVLSTPRPEVLDNSIRDLRHHTNMMMAMGLSASMKNNIHIGGAYGDKPSAAARFEEHFQLLDQNIKERLTLENDDKTFNALETLAVCRKLGLPMVLDIHHQWVNNEGEAPWELWPEILPTWDTTLAQAGSEPDHPLPPKIHVSSPKSPTDIRSHADGVDVVPLLSFLRKIAGVTQHLDVMIEAKLKDGALFGLMKDLSRYENDGVRMVNGASVEITP; encoded by the coding sequence ATGATTGTAAGGTTCGGATATGTGGCCATGTCCACGGTCGTTCAGAATTGTTCGCCCTCCAAGACGATGACGATGAAGAGTTTCATAAAGCTGGATGACCGTGAGGCGGCGATCCGGAAACTGGAGCGTCTGGCTGCCGAGAATCTGCACAATACGCTGCGTCTGCTAAAACATAATCTCGCTCATGATATTCAAGTCTACCGTATGACATCTAAATTCATTCCTCTCGGTACACACAGAGATCTTAGCGATTGGGAACCATATCCTGCACTTAAAGAAGGATTTGCCGAAGTTGGCCAGTTTGTGAAGCAGCACGGGATGAGGGTTTCTTTCCACCCGGATCATTTTACCGTGCTGAGCACGCCCCGTCCTGAGGTGCTCGATAATTCCATACGAGATTTGAGACATCATACGAACATGATGATGGCGATGGGGCTTAGTGCATCCATGAAGAACAATATTCATATCGGCGGTGCGTATGGGGACAAGCCTTCTGCGGCCGCAAGGTTTGAAGAGCATTTTCAGCTACTGGATCAGAATATTAAGGAACGTCTTACGCTGGAAAATGACGACAAGACGTTTAATGCTCTGGAGACGCTCGCTGTATGCCGGAAATTGGGACTGCCGATGGTACTCGATATTCATCACCAGTGGGTGAACAATGAGGGGGAAGCTCCTTGGGAGCTGTGGCCCGAAATTCTCCCTACATGGGACACAACTTTGGCACAAGCCGGTTCTGAGCCGGATCATCCTTTGCCTCCGAAGATTCATGTGTCCAGCCCGAAAAGCCCTACCGATATCCGAAGTCATGCTGATGGTGTGGATGTTGTGCCGCTGCTGTCTTTTTTGAGAAAAATCGCTGGAGTTACGCAGCATCTTGATGTGATGATCGAAGCAAAACTGAAAGACGGCGCCTTGTTCGGGTTAATGAAAGATCTATCGCGCTATGAGAACGACGGGGTTAGAATGGTGAACGGTGCCTCTGTTGAAATCACTCCCTAA
- a CDS encoding amidase domain-containing protein — protein sequence MVKTKEAQRPWKNALYTYVDQYNQSRVDYGSGLREQIVTDLDYLMERGERQFRIQAWYAEREVTPQKSETRAKLHRILRETEDDVVADVRLHTVFFYEKRGVTHREDTISQERLTVVRDGDAWLIVGVERIEDERHPLNEPDREFNAHHEASGPVPSIPLINNGVYAAGTHSRTGRYEREAAASYADKWWDSGNPEFTTFAVDCTNYISQCLFAGKAPIHYTGKRETGWWYKGYVNSREWWSYSWAVSNSFARYLNTSTSGLRAEMVERPEQLMLGDVIVYDWDGDGAFQHSTIVTAFDAGGMPLVNAHTVSSKHRYWDYRDSYAWNDNTVYRFYHIPDYF from the coding sequence ATGGTGAAAACGAAAGAAGCACAGCGACCTTGGAAAAATGCTTTGTATACTTATGTGGATCAATATAACCAGAGCCGGGTGGATTACGGATCGGGCCTGAGAGAACAAATCGTGACGGATCTCGATTATCTGATGGAGCGGGGAGAAAGGCAGTTCCGCATTCAGGCCTGGTACGCCGAGCGGGAGGTAACTCCCCAGAAGAGCGAGACAAGAGCGAAGCTCCACCGAATCCTTCGGGAGACGGAGGACGATGTTGTAGCGGATGTTCGCCTGCACACGGTGTTCTTTTATGAAAAAAGAGGCGTGACTCATCGGGAAGACACCATCAGCCAGGAACGGTTGACAGTTGTACGCGACGGTGACGCCTGGCTTATTGTTGGCGTGGAGCGGATTGAAGATGAACGACATCCTTTGAATGAGCCTGATAGGGAATTTAATGCCCATCATGAAGCCTCAGGTCCCGTTCCTTCCATACCTCTGATCAACAATGGAGTTTATGCAGCAGGAACTCATTCACGCACAGGCCGTTACGAACGAGAAGCGGCTGCCTCATACGCTGATAAATGGTGGGATTCGGGCAACCCGGAGTTTACGACATTCGCTGTGGATTGCACGAATTATATCTCTCAATGCCTCTTTGCAGGCAAAGCCCCAATCCACTATACTGGTAAAAGAGAAACGGGATGGTGGTACAAGGGTTATGTGAACAGCCGGGAATGGTGGAGCTACAGCTGGGCGGTTTCGAACAGCTTCGCTCGGTATTTGAACACCAGTACTTCCGGTTTAAGAGCGGAAATGGTGGAGCGTCCGGAGCAGCTGATGCTCGGGGATGTCATCGTCTATGATTGGGATGGTGACGGAGCATTTCAGCACAGTACGATCGTTACGGCATTTGATGCCGGCGGTATGCCGCTTGTGAACGCTCATACGGTCAGCAGCAAGCACCGTTACTGGGATTATCGTGACTCGTATGCCTGGAATGATAATACAGTGTACCGTTTTTACCATATACCCGATTACTTTTAG